CGCGCCAGGGCGAACTCGCGGACCGGTTCGTTGCGCTCAAGGTCTCGGCCGACCTCGCGGGCGAATCGCAGACCCTCGCCCGGCTCCAGCACACGAACATCGTCCCCATCTATTCGACGCACCGCGACGGGCCGTTCCAGGCGGTGTGCATGCCGTTCTTCGGCGTCGCCACGCTCGCGCACCTGCTCCACCGGTTCCGCGGGAACACGGCCGTCCCCGCGACCGGTCGGCAACTGCTCGACACCCTCAAGGGGCTCAGCGACGAGACAGAAATCCCGGCCCTCGGTTCGCGCGTCACGGGTACGGGCACCGGTCCCAAATCGCTCGGGGCCTCCGCGATCGCCGTGGATGAGGAGGAAGCCCACCTGCGCGCGGTCCGCGGACCGGTTCGCGCGGGCGGCCCGCTGGAGGTTCTGCGCGAGGTCACGTACCCCGATGCCGTGTCCTGGATCGGTGCCCGGCTCGCCGACGGACTGGAACACGCCCACTCCCACGGCATCCTGCACAACGATTTGAAGCCGGCCAACGTGCTCCTCACCGACGACGGCCAGCCGATGCTCCTCGACTTCGGCGTGTCCGAAGACATGAAGGTGCGGGCCGTGACGCCCGGCGCGCACATCGGCGGGACACTGCCTTACATGGCTCCCGAGCACCTGCGCTCGGTGCGCGACCGCATCCCCGCGACCGACGCCCGGAGCGACGTCTACGCCCTCGGCATCATTCTGTTCGAGTTGCTCACGGGGGAGCACCCGTTCCGCGTGCCCGTGGGCAAACTGGAAGACGAAATCCCGCTCATGCTCACGGAGCGCTCCGCGCTCCCGCCTCGGCTGCGTGCGCGCAACGGACAGGTGTCGCGCGGGCTGGAAGCGATCGTCCGCAAGTGCCTGGAACCGGACGCCGCGCACCGGTACCAGACCGCGGCCGACCTGCGGGACGACCTCGACCGGCACCGCGCGGATTTGCCACTGCGGTTCGCGCGCGTCCCGGTCCGCGAGCGCGTGCGGAAGTGGGCGCGACGGCACCCGCGGTTGACGTCCCATCTGAGCCTCGCGACCGTGGCCGTAACTGCGCTCGCGCTGTGTCTCGGGGGTCTGTTCGCAGCCAGCGCGCGGGCGGAACGGTCCGACGCCGCCGTGAACGCGCGGCACTTTGACGACGATCTGAAGTCCGCACACTACCTGCTCAGCACCCGCGCGCCCGAACCGGCCACGGTGGAAGAGGGGGTCGCCAAATGCACGGCCGCGCTCGCGCGGTATGGGCTGCCGGACGACGTCCGCTGGGAGCGCCGACCCGAGTTCCGCACGCTCTCGGCCCAGGAACAACAGCAGGTGCGCACCAAGATCGCCGAAGCCTGCCTGCTCCTCGCGCGAGGGCAGGCGCTCCGTGCGAAGCCCGGGGCCAGCGCGGACGGGGCGCTCGGTGAAGCCCTTCGCGCGAACGAGCTGGCCGAACAGATCGCCGGAGGTACCACGAAGGCGCTCTGGGAACAGCGGGCCGATCTGATGCGCCGACTCGGTCGGTCCGAGGGCGCGTCGCGGTCCGCGGAGAAGGCCAAGGATGCGCCGCTCGCGACCGCCGGCGACTACTACCTCTCCGGGACCGAGGCCATGACCAATGGCAAGCACCGGGAGGCCCTTCCGCTGCTGCGGAAGGCGATCGAACTCGACCCGGGCGACTTCTCTTCGCACCTGAGTTTGGGGCGCTGTTACGAGGGCCTGGGCCGGTACTCGGATGCCTCCGCGTGCTACACCACCGCGATCGCACTGCGCCCGGACCACGCGGGCGGGTACTACGCACGCGGACTGGTCGCGCTGCGGACCCACGACCCGGCCCGCGCGAAGAGTGACCTCGACAAGACCGCCGACCTGCTCCCCGAGACCGCCGACGTGTACCTGAACCGCGCGCTGGCGCACCAGGAATTGAAGGACTACGCGGCCGGCCTGCGCGACCTGGAGCACGCGACCGAACTGGGCGCGCCACAAGTTCGGGCGCTGTGTATGCGGGCACAGATCAAGCACCTCTCCGGCGACAAAGACGGCGCGAAGAAGGATCTGGCCGAGGCCATGAAACTGAACGCAGAAGACGATGTGGGCCTCGTGGCCCGCGGCATCGCGAGGCTCAGTACCGACCTCGCCGGGGCCGTCAGCGACTTCGACGCGGCCCTCGCGATCAACCCGCGCTCGATTCCGGCACAGCAGAACAAGGCCCACACGCAGGCCAAAATGGGGAAGACACGCGACGCGATCCGCACCCTCGACGCGCTACTGGAGCAGTTCCCGGACTACGTCCCGGCTCGGTCCGGGCGCGGCGTGCTGCACGCCCGATTGGGCAACGCGACCGAGGCCATCGCGGACGCGACCGACGTCCTCAAGCGCGAACCGTCCCCCGTGAATGCGTACCAGGCCGCCTGCGTTTACGCGCTGCTCGACAAGGTCCAGCCCGGCGCGCGAGCCGAAGCGATCCGGCTCCTGACGGCCGCCCTCCGAAGAGGCTTCGGCCACGAACACGTCGAATCGGACAAGGATCTGGACCCCATCCGCGGTACACCCGAGTTCAAGCGCGTCGTCGAAAGTGTCCAGGCGCTCCGTACCGATGTCGGCCGGCAGTAGAGACACGCTACAGCTTGCCGAGCACGAGATCGATGACCCAGCACTCGCGCACGTGCGGCCCCGGTCCGCGGCAGTGATCGAGTACCTCGGCGCGGTCGCACCCGGCCCCACCAATGCCGGTACCCCGAAGGGGTTACACATCTCAGCCCAGGGTCAATCGCAACGCGGGCGCACCCTGGGAAACCCGTGCGCACATGCGCCACCAAACAACATCCGGCAGGCCGGAGCCCAATGGTGGGCCGTCATGTAGGGTGGGTCCAGGCTTTGCGCAGGCCCACCATTACCCCGACGAGCGCGAACGCACCCCGCGCGCCACAATCCCCACCGGCACGTCCCAGGCGCGATGGTGGGCCTGCGCAAAGCCTGGACCCACCCTACATCAAACCATGCCCCGCGCGCCCGCGCGACCAATGCCGGTACCCCGAAGGGATTACACTCCCCAGCCCAGGGGTCGACCGCAACGCGGGCGCCCCCTGGGAAACCCGTGCGCACCTCCCGCGCTGCCATCCGTCGCCTACAAACCAACACCCGCCCCCCCGCTACTCCTTCCCCAGCACCCGATCGACGACCCAGCACCCGCGCACGTGCGGCCCCGGCCCACGGCAGTGGTTCAGCACATCGGTGGCGTCGCACCCGGCGTCCTGGAGCGCGTCGGCCAGAATCGGCATCGCGCTAAACTCGCGCGACTTGTACATTTGGGACGCGAGCGCGAGAACAGTGTCGGTGCGCCACGAAGGAGAGAAAGGCACGGGGCGGAACGGGTTCCCGAGGATCTCGCGAAGCAAAAATGGTTGGAACCGGCCCGTCAATATGCGGGAGTCATTCCAGGCATTGAGCGTCTCCAGGTTTGCCAGTCCTCTGTCGCCGAACGTTGCTAATAGGCAGTGTCTGTGAACACTTCGCTTGTCGGGTGCGCCGAACCCCCATTCTCGCTTTTCAAGAGTCGCCGTCCTGAAGGTGTACCCGTACATCGCCGTGCCCGCCTCATAGAACTCTTCGTGCGTTGCCGACGAATCAGCATAGCGCTCGGCAGTGGCCACGGCCTCACGCATATCCCCGGCGGGGATTCGGTCCCAGATACAGTGCGCACACGCAACCACAAAAAGCCTTCGCTGCCGGTTGCTTACCTTGTGCCAAAGGAGTCTCACCATCGGCATCGGATCATCGCACGCGAGCCATTCCGCTTCGGTCATTGATCGCCCCCTGGTGCCGCTCCCAGCATGACCGATCTCGTGCCGACCGCAAGCCCCGCAGCTCGACCGGCCGAAATGACGCCCGGCGACCCGTTCCCCACGCGCTCGCGTTATCGTACTTCGGGCGACGTTGCCCGGCTGGACTCACGCACGCTCATGTCAGGATAATACCCGCGTGCAATCATTCGCAAAAATTATGCGGATGCAAATTGGGAAATCCGCAACAATGTGATTGACCGGCCAAAGGACAACCCGGGGGACACACATGTTGCGCTTCACGATGGCGTCGATCGCCGTGGCGGTGGTCGGCGCAATACTCGCCGCCCCGGTGCCACCGGAGCGGCCCGCGAAGGCTCTGGTGGACGCCCTGGGCGACCCGAGCGCGAAGGTGCGCGACGAGTCGTTCGCGGCTCTACGGGACCGGGCCGACGCGCGGCCGTGGCTGCGCCGCGCGGCCCGGTCCGCGGATCAGGACATCGCGCGTCGGGCCGCGGCTCTGCTGGTTCCGCACGAGAAGGCCCGCCAGGAGGCGGTGGTCCCGGCGATCGATGCCTGCGTGCGCGAGGGGCGCATCGACCTACTGACCGAGTGGCACCAGTTCTGGAAGCCCCGGGCCGAGGCCGATCTGTGGACCGTCGGGCCGCGCGCCGCGAAAGCCGGGATGGATCTCTTCGCCAAGTCGTGCCCGAAGGGGAGTTGGGAGCGGTTCGAGAAGATGCTCGCCCTGCACTCGCGCGTAGTTGCGCGATCCCACGACGGCCCCTATCCAGAGCAGTTCCGTAGCAAGGGTGATTCAACCTGGAGCATTCGGACGGATCGGATGGTCCAGGTGCCCTTTCCGCCGGAATGTATCCGGTTCGCCTCGATCGGCGGCCCGGCACATCTGGGGATGAGGCCCTCACGCGCGGAGCAGTTTCTGGTTCTTGGGCCGGTTCAAGCGAGAAGGATCGACACCGCGTTTGTCGCGTGCGACGGGGACGTGTGGGGCGAGACCCCCGAGTTCGAGCCGTCGAAGGGCGTCCTGACCGCCCGGGGCATCGTCGTGTGTCGCGGCAACTTTACCGGCTGGCACGGGGTTGGCGCATGTGTGCTGCTGGTGGACGGAGACGTGGATCTGACGCAGTCGAGCGAGACGAGAGGCAACCTGATCCGCGCGTCGGGCGAGGTTCGCCTGCCGAGCGATAAGGATGCCCTTCCGGTGAACTGTACGATCGAGTCGCGCGTGAAGGACGCGACGGCCCCGTACAAGTTCTTCGAGGTGTCCGACACGGGCCTGTTGGTGGCCGACGACGAGGAGGGCTTGGTCGTCACCGGGATCAAGCCCAACACCCCGTTCGGCACCAGCGGGATCGCCAAGGGCGACCTGATCCGGTCCATCGACGACGCCCCGGCCGGGCACTCCGAGCAATTCCGCAAAGTGCTCCGACGTGCGCTGGTGTGCCAGGGCGATTGCCTCATCACCGTCACGCGCGGCGACAAGACCATCGACATCCCCGTCTTCTTCCCGCTACCCAAGTAAATACCGGGGCCTCAAAGAGTTCGCGACTACATCTGATCCGGTACCGCGCGAGCGGCCTGCAACGCACTCGGCTGCGACCCTGTACCGCGCCGCTTCAGGCTCCCGGAGCGGTGCGGGCGAGTTCGACCGCCGCAGCGCACGCGGTCGAGAGCGCGGACACCACCGGCACCCCCGGGCAGTCCTGGCCGAACCGGTGCCGGATGTAGCGCGCCCCGCTGAACCCGTCCTCGAGCCCGACCACGAGCCGCACCCCGTCGCGCTCGTGGCGCACCTTCCACTCGGCCAACTCGAACCGGCTGGTCTGGGCGTAGGCCCGACCGGGCACGCTCACCGCCTCGCGCGCCAGCCAGAACAGGATCACGCCGTGCCCGGCCGCCCGGCGCAAGTGGTGCGTTTCCCAATCGACTTGCGCCGCGTACTCGGAGTCGCGCCGCGGGCCGGGGCGCCGGGGTGATGCGACGGCGAGGGCCGGGGCGTGTTCCGCGAACCACTGAAGCGCTTCGGCCTGCCAGTCCGGGGCGCCCTGGATCGGACCCGCCAGAAACACGAGCGGTCCGTCGATGGGCGAAATAGTCAGCGGCAAAAACGCACTCACGACGTGCCCCTGTGACTCGCAACAATAACGCTCACCGGTTTGTGCGGTGAGTCGCAAATGTCAGAAGTCGACACTGCGGAGCCGCGCCGGGTTCGGTGCGCGCCGAGGGTGAGTGTCATCACACCCTCGGTACGGCTGTGGAACACCGGCACGGAGTCACTGAACCGTTACGGCTTCGGAGCGGGCACCGCGGGCAACCCGCCGCACGCCGGAGCGCAGTTGCCGCTGAAGCAGGAGACCTGCGGACCGTTGCACGGGCCGCCGCGGTTGAAGTGCCCGCCGAAGAGGTCTTCAAACGTCCCCTTGCTCGGCACAAAGATCCGGTCGCCCGGCAGGATCTGGTAGTTCGTCGAAGTGTCGCCGAGTTGCACGATGTTCGTGTAGCACACCGGGAGCACCGTGCGGCACCCGTCGGGGGCCGAGGGGCGGGCGACGATGATGTTCTGCGGCGACGACCGGCGCGTCGGTCCACCGGCCTGGGTGATCGCGGAGAGCACCGTGTCGTGGCCCGTGATCGGGAACGCACCGGGGGCGTTCACTTCGCCGAGCACGTAGAACACTTTCCCCGGCCGCGCGAGCAACCGCACCGTCACAGCGACCGCGTTCTTCTCTTTCGACTTGATCGCGTCGCGCACTTGCACTTCGACTTCCGGCAGCGTCTTGCCCGCGACCACCGGGCGCCCGTACTGGCCGAGGTCGATGGTGCCGTCGGGCTGTACCGGCTGATCCGGCGGGAGCCGAACCGGGGCGTCGAGTTCAACCGGTTGCACAAGCAGCGTGTCACCGGCTTCGACCACGTGCGGAGCGAGGAGCGACATGGCAAGTTCCCGCGGCACCGGTGCGGGAACGGGGGCCGTGTCGCGCACGGCCTTCGCGTTCTTGTTTAAAGGATTCGTCGGTGTGCTGAACCCGAGCGATTCGCCCACGGTCGAACACCCCGTTACAACGATTAGCATCAACCCGAGGGCAACACCGGCCCGAGCACGAATTACCATAACACCGGCTCCTTTCCAGCTTACCTGGGGCATCGGTGTTATCGGGCCAAATGAAACGTCCTCTTAAACCGTTCTCCTCGATATATCCCAAACTCTGCACTTTCTCCGCACGACCGCGTCACTTGTTGCTCATGGAACCGAGGCCGAGGACGCCGGCGGCTTCGGCCGGAAGTACGTACCGCGACAGGAAGAAGCGCACGGCCTGGTCGGTCAGGAGCGCCCCCACGTTCACGCGCACGATGGGGTTACTCGTCGAACCGGTGATCGTGAGGCGCACCGTTCGGTTCGAGAGAAAATCGCTCACGTCGCGGATCAGCGCGACCGGGACCGGGCCGAACGTGGGGACGCGGAGCCCGAACACCCGTAGCGCGCGAACGTCGGGGCCGATCGTTCCCGTGTGCGCGACCACGTTCAGGTCCACGCGCCCGCTGGTGGCGATGGTCCCTTCCGCGAACAACTGCGCCGCCGGGTTCGCCAGCGCGATTCGCTCGACGCGGAACACGCCCTTGCTCAGAGTCGCGCGGACGTCGCCCGACTGGAACGGCTTCACGAGGCCGGTCGTGTTCAGGAACGGGGTAACCTGGCGCAGAACCGGGATTTCCTTCACCGACGTGTTGTTCAGACTCGCGATCAGCGTTCCACTCACGTCGTCGATCGAGCGCACGCGCGTGCCCTTCAGGTCGAAGCGCCCCGTGAGCCGCCCGCTACCCAGGAGGGCGTTCTCGCCGAGCCCCGGCGCGACGGCCCGCAGCGGTACGTCGGTGAACTTCACCTCCCCGTCCAGGCGCGTCTCGGTGCCCCAATCGAGTGACAAATCGGCCCGGGCGCGCCCGGACCCGGCCTGAACGGACGCCTCGCGCACGGTGAACCGCCCGTACCCGCCCGCGGCACTCGCGAACGTGAACGGCACGCGGAGGTCGCTCACCTGCACGCCGGACACGCTCCCGCGCGGCACCGTGAGTGTGCCCGACCCGCGGCTCTCGCCCCCGAGCCGGGCGTGAACGACCACCGAAACCGGCCCGTCGAGCAGGTCGTTAGAACTCCCGAACGGCGCGAGCAGCTTCTTCGCGTCCGCGCCGGTGAGGGCGAGCGTGAAGAAGTTGCGCTGCGTTTGTTCGAGCCGCACCTGGCCGCGTGCGCGGAGTTCGCCGCCCGCGACGCGGCCCGTAACGTCCGAGAGTTGCAGCACCCCGTCGCGCATGACCAGCACGCCCACCACCTCTTGCGAGAGCAGAGTCCCGCCCCACTCGAGGCGCGTGACGGTGATGCGGCCGGAACCGGACGAGAGATCGTTCTCGAAGTCGAAGTTCGCATCGAGCCGACCGCGGAGCGGTTCGAGCGCGGTGAACCCGATGCCGCGGGCGAGCCGCGCGAGGTCCACGCCGGTCAACTTGAACGCCCCGCGGTCGCGCTTCCCCTGCCCGCCCGGTTCCTTGTCTTTTTTCAGGCCCGGGTAGCGGCCCTTAATGTCGAACGACCCGCCCAACGTCTTACCTTCGAGTTCGTACTCCACCGCGCCGCCCTTGAGAGCGACCTTTCCGGTGAGGCGCTCGGCGGGAATGCCCTGAACGGTCAACCGCGGCGCGGTGAGGTCCAAATTGAGGTTGCCCACGCGCCCCTGCCCCTCCTTCGCGGGAGGAATCTCTCCGCCGACCTTCCCGGACACCTTGCCCGCGATCTTCACGGGGAAGTCCGGTACGAGTTCGGTCGCGCCGCCCGCGTCTAGGTCTTTGAACTCAACCCCGAACGCACCCGCCTTGTCCGCCGCGAACGGGACATCGGCGGAACCGGTCAGCGTCCCGCCGAAGGCGTTCGCCTTGAGGTCGGAGACGACGAGCTTTTCGGGGGTCAGCTCCCACTTCAGCTCGACGTGATTGGCGCTCGATTTCGCGAGCGTAAGTTTCGTGGCCTTGATGCTACCCGTAGCGGTGTACGAGAGCGGTGCGACCGTGCCGGTCACGCGCGACTCCGTTTCCAGCACGCCCTCGACCGGTGCCGGGAGTTGCACTTCGGGAACCAGTTTCCGCAAGTCGGTGATGTTCGTCCCGGTCGTCTTCACCACGGCCGAGAACGGGTACTTGCCGGCCAGCCCCAGCGTCGCCTCGGCGGTGACGGGAATACCTTCGAGAGTGACGTTCGCGTCCTTGAGCGCGACGACGCCCTTCGCGACCGTGGCCGAGAGGCGGATGTCCTTCGCGCTGCGGTTCTCCACCACGAGCTCGGTCGAAGTCACTTCGGCCGAACCGCTCCACTCGTTGGGGTCCGAGAGCTTCTCGTAGGGCGCCTTCATCGCCACTTTGCCGGAAACGGTCCCCTTCAGATCGAGCTTGAAATCGGGGAGCGCTTTGAGCACTTCGCCGAGCGGAATCTGATCGATCGTGAGCGCAGCACTTACGTCACCCGGCGGCGCGGTCGCAGCCGTAAGTGTACCGCGGAACGTGCCGGATTGTTGCCCGCCCGCGCTCGGCTGATCGATCTTGCCGGTGAGATCGGTGAGGGTGAATTTCCCGTCCTGATAGATCATGTTCGCGGAGAGATCGCGGAGCGTGAGCCCTTCGAGCGTGAGCGCTGAGGATGTGATTTTTCCCGTGAACTTGTACGCGGCTTGGCTCACCGCCTGGCTCACCGGAACCGCAATGGTTGCCTCCGCGCTCACCCTCCCGCTGATCTTGTAGTTGACCTTCACCTTCAGCTTTTCGAGCAGTTCGGCGATGTTGACGTCGCGGAAGCGGACGGTCGCGTCGAGCGTCGGCTCACCGCCCTTAGCCGGTTCCTTCTTGTCGTCCTTCTTCGGCGGATCGGCGGGCTTCTTCTCCTGTCGCGCCGCGTTGCGCACGGGCGCATTGGGGGGTCGCGTGTTGCTCGCGTCTTTCTTGGGTCGCTGGAACTCGTACTGGCTCCCGGCCTTCCGCAAGTGAATCGGAATGTCGTCGCCGGGGAAGCCGACG
The Gemmata palustris DNA segment above includes these coding regions:
- a CDS encoding serine/threonine-protein kinase, with product MSARDFPPTAQLLQLQPALDLPAPDAQTPANPADVGTIRNWTGEAGLPPEASLEPAILIDHLRASDPATAAKLRDALDRFPPVNSHFAGFDLMAVLGRGTFGRVYLARQGELADRFVALKVSADLAGESQTLARLQHTNIVPIYSTHRDGPFQAVCMPFFGVATLAHLLHRFRGNTAVPATGRQLLDTLKGLSDETEIPALGSRVTGTGTGPKSLGASAIAVDEEEAHLRAVRGPVRAGGPLEVLREVTYPDAVSWIGARLADGLEHAHSHGILHNDLKPANVLLTDDGQPMLLDFGVSEDMKVRAVTPGAHIGGTLPYMAPEHLRSVRDRIPATDARSDVYALGIILFELLTGEHPFRVPVGKLEDEIPLMLTERSALPPRLRARNGQVSRGLEAIVRKCLEPDAAHRYQTAADLRDDLDRHRADLPLRFARVPVRERVRKWARRHPRLTSHLSLATVAVTALALCLGGLFAASARAERSDAAVNARHFDDDLKSAHYLLSTRAPEPATVEEGVAKCTAALARYGLPDDVRWERRPEFRTLSAQEQQQVRTKIAEACLLLARGQALRAKPGASADGALGEALRANELAEQIAGGTTKALWEQRADLMRRLGRSEGASRSAEKAKDAPLATAGDYYLSGTEAMTNGKHREALPLLRKAIELDPGDFSSHLSLGRCYEGLGRYSDASACYTTAIALRPDHAGGYYARGLVALRTHDPARAKSDLDKTADLLPETADVYLNRALAHQELKDYAAGLRDLEHATELGAPQVRALCMRAQIKHLSGDKDGAKKDLAEAMKLNAEDDVGLVARGIARLSTDLAGAVSDFDAALAINPRSIPAQQNKAHTQAKMGKTRDAIRTLDALLEQFPDYVPARSGRGVLHARLGNATEAIADATDVLKREPSPVNAYQAACVYALLDKVQPGARAEAIRLLTAALRRGFGHEHVESDKDLDPIRGTPEFKRVVESVQALRTDVGRQ
- a CDS encoding PDZ domain-containing protein, translated to MLRFTMASIAVAVVGAILAAPVPPERPAKALVDALGDPSAKVRDESFAALRDRADARPWLRRAARSADQDIARRAAALLVPHEKARQEAVVPAIDACVREGRIDLLTEWHQFWKPRAEADLWTVGPRAAKAGMDLFAKSCPKGSWERFEKMLALHSRVVARSHDGPYPEQFRSKGDSTWSIRTDRMVQVPFPPECIRFASIGGPAHLGMRPSRAEQFLVLGPVQARRIDTAFVACDGDVWGETPEFEPSKGVLTARGIVVCRGNFTGWHGVGACVLLVDGDVDLTQSSETRGNLIRASGEVRLPSDKDALPVNCTIESRVKDATAPYKFFEVSDTGLLVADDEEGLVVTGIKPNTPFGTSGIAKGDLIRSIDDAPAGHSEQFRKVLRRALVCQGDCLITVTRGDKTIDIPVFFPLPK
- a CDS encoding nucleoside 2-deoxyribosyltransferase domain-containing protein, giving the protein MSAFLPLTISPIDGPLVFLAGPIQGAPDWQAEALQWFAEHAPALAVASPRRPGPRRDSEYAAQVDWETHHLRRAAGHGVILFWLAREAVSVPGRAYAQTSRFELAEWKVRHERDGVRLVVGLEDGFSGARYIRHRFGQDCPGVPVVSALSTACAAAVELARTAPGA
- a CDS encoding polysaccharide biosynthesis/export family protein, translating into MVIRARAGVALGLMLIVVTGCSTVGESLGFSTPTNPLNKNAKAVRDTAPVPAPVPRELAMSLLAPHVVEAGDTLLVQPVELDAPVRLPPDQPVQPDGTIDLGQYGRPVVAGKTLPEVEVQVRDAIKSKEKNAVAVTVRLLARPGKVFYVLGEVNAPGAFPITGHDTVLSAITQAGGPTRRSSPQNIIVARPSAPDGCRTVLPVCYTNIVQLGDTSTNYQILPGDRIFVPSKGTFEDLFGGHFNRGGPCNGPQVSCFSGNCAPACGGLPAVPAPKP
- a CDS encoding AsmA-like C-terminal region-containing protein yields the protein MIRARSAVRWTLYGLGACLALVILVRVGVGAYLGTDAGKSLVSRKITAQIGMPVEVTSVRLGLVTSAIGMKVLDPAAPDPNKAEVFAVENASADVSLFGLATSRIAPKTVTLKGVNLTLHVNADGKVITTLPKFPEGGGGEGGELPTITLTNGQLTIRQDGRPEFALQNLNATVTPAGDRVKLAGTIDDPAWSKWTISGDVARNGSAGEVRLATDDGPLTMDRLGSIPFVPASVWQRVKPDGRGGAALRLWLDSVGEVHYAVDLKPAGAALALPDANVTLAKVTGEINVTGAKVKLVGAKAELAGGTVAVDGDADFGPEPTVLNLKASAADLDLKKLPAEWKLPKDVEGKLKGTADLVLRVFSDGRIEPSGGGSGIITEVKIVGFPGDDIPIHLRKAGSQYEFQRPKKDASNTRPPNAPVRNAARQEKKPADPPKKDDKKEPAKGGEPTLDATVRFRDVNIAELLEKLKVKVNYKISGRVSAEATIAVPVSQAVSQAAYKFTGKITSSALTLEGLTLRDLSANMIYQDGKFTLTDLTGKIDQPSAGGQQSGTFRGTLTAATAPPGDVSAALTIDQIPLGEVLKALPDFKLDLKGTVSGKVAMKAPYEKLSDPNEWSGSAEVTSTELVVENRSAKDIRLSATVAKGVVALKDANVTLEGIPVTAEATLGLAGKYPFSAVVKTTGTNITDLRKLVPEVQLPAPVEGVLETESRVTGTVAPLSYTATGSIKATKLTLAKSSANHVELKWELTPEKLVVSDLKANAFGGTLTGSADVPFAADKAGAFGVEFKDLDAGGATELVPDFPVKIAGKVSGKVGGEIPPAKEGQGRVGNLNLDLTAPRLTVQGIPAERLTGKVALKGGAVEYELEGKTLGGSFDIKGRYPGLKKDKEPGGQGKRDRGAFKLTGVDLARLARGIGFTALEPLRGRLDANFDFENDLSSGSGRITVTRLEWGGTLLSQEVVGVLVMRDGVLQLSDVTGRVAGGELRARGQVRLEQTQRNFFTLALTGADAKKLLAPFGSSNDLLDGPVSVVVHARLGGESRGSGTLTVPRGSVSGVQVSDLRVPFTFASAAGGYGRFTVREASVQAGSGRARADLSLDWGTETRLDGEVKFTDVPLRAVAPGLGENALLGSGRLTGRFDLKGTRVRSIDDVSGTLIASLNNTSVKEIPVLRQVTPFLNTTGLVKPFQSGDVRATLSKGVFRVERIALANPAAQLFAEGTIATSGRVDLNVVAHTGTIGPDVRALRVFGLRVPTFGPVPVALIRDVSDFLSNRTVRLTITGSTSNPIVRVNVGALLTDQAVRFFLSRYVLPAEAAGVLGLGSMSNK